The Actinobacillus equuli genome includes a window with the following:
- a CDS encoding acetate kinase, which produces MSKNLILILNCGSSSLKFAILDPKTGDEKLSGLAEAFHLEDARIKWKLNGEKGNADLGAGAAHSEALTFIANELLSEELKASIGAIGHRIVHGGEQFTSSVVINDDVVKGIENAIQFAPLHNPAHLIGIQEAFRIFPELKEKNVAVFDTAFHQTMPEEAFLYALPYKLYKENGIRRYGAHGTSHLFITSQVAELAGKPVDQTNAIICHLGNGGSVSVVRNGKCIDTSMGLTPLEGLVMGTRSGDIDPAIIFYLYKNLGMSMEQIEDTLVKKSGLLGLTEVTSDCRYAEDNYDDASKPEAKRALDVYSYRLAKYIGAYMAILGDSHLDAIAFTGGIGENSGHVRELTLNHLKLFGIKLDNERNLAARFGKSGTITADDSAFKAVVIPTNEELVIAQDTAKLAL; this is translated from the coding sequence ATGTCTAAAAACTTAATCCTTATCCTTAACTGTGGTAGCTCTTCTCTAAAATTTGCTATCTTAGATCCTAAAACAGGTGATGAAAAATTATCTGGTTTAGCAGAAGCATTTCATTTAGAAGACGCTCGTATCAAATGGAAATTAAACGGCGAAAAAGGCAATGCAGATTTAGGTGCGGGTGCAGCACATAGCGAAGCATTAACATTCATCGCAAATGAATTATTATCTGAAGAATTAAAAGCAAGCATTGGTGCTATCGGTCATCGTATCGTTCACGGTGGTGAACAGTTCACCTCATCTGTAGTTATCAATGACGATGTAGTTAAAGGCATCGAAAACGCAATTCAATTCGCACCACTTCACAACCCGGCCCACTTAATCGGTATTCAAGAAGCATTCCGTATTTTCCCTGAATTAAAAGAGAAAAACGTTGCAGTATTCGATACAGCTTTCCACCAAACTATGCCGGAAGAAGCATTCTTATACGCACTTCCATACAAATTATATAAAGAAAATGGTATTCGTCGTTATGGTGCTCACGGTACTAGCCACCTATTCATTACATCACAAGTTGCTGAATTAGCAGGTAAACCGGTAGATCAAACAAACGCAATTATTTGTCACTTAGGTAACGGTGGTTCTGTATCTGTTGTTCGTAACGGTAAATGTATCGATACTTCAATGGGTTTAACACCATTAGAAGGTTTAGTGATGGGTACTCGTTCAGGTGACATCGACCCTGCAATCATTTTCTACCTATACAAAAACTTAGGTATGTCAATGGAGCAAATCGAAGATACATTAGTGAAAAAATCAGGTCTTTTAGGTTTAACAGAAGTAACTAGCGACTGTCGTTATGCAGAAGACAACTATGACGATGCTTCAAAACCTGAAGCAAAACGTGCATTAGACGTATACAGCTACCGTTTAGCAAAATATATCGGTGCATATATGGCAATCTTAGGTGATTCTCACTTAGACGCTATCGCATTCACAGGCGGTATCGGTGAAAACTCAGGTCACGTACGTGAATTAACCTTAAATCACTTAAAATTATTCGGTATCAAATTAGATAACGAACGTAACTTAGCGGCACGTTTCGGTAAATCAGGCACTATTACTGCAGATGACTCAGCATTCAAAGCAGTAGTAATCCCTACAAACGAAGAATTAGTGATTGCACAAGATACAGCTAAATTAGCATTATAA
- the pta gene encoding phosphate acetyltransferase, with amino-acid sequence MSRTIILIPTTTGVGLTSVSLGLVHALEQKGTKVGFLKPIAQPITGEDTLDRSTSIIKAAQTTEVGEPFMLSEAEALIGQNQSDVLLEKVVERHQQLSKNNEVIVVEGLIPTRKNSYANSVNYDIAQALDAEIILVAAPGSDKPAQLKERIEAAASEFGGRHNPNLLGVIINKFNAPVDESGRTRPDLTEIFDSFQHSTQNVAEVEALFTKSPIKLLACVEWKSDLIATRAIDLAKHLHAAIINEGEIQSRRIRGVTFCARSLPHMVDHFKAGSLLVTSADRPEVLVAASLAVMNGVEIGAILLTGGYKIETPIAKLCQQAFESGVPVFRVEGNTWQTALSLQSFSLEVPADDKERIASIKEYVASQFNHGFIDEISKAATRARRLSPAAFRYQLTEYARQAKKRIVLPEGDEPRTVKAAALCAERGIAECVLLANPTDVQRVAESQGVVLGKGITIINPEEVRENYVARLVELRKNKGMTEVVAREQLTDTVVLGTMMLEAGEVDGLVSGAVHTTANTIRPPMQIIKTAPGSSIVSSIFFMLLPDQVLVYGDCAVNPDPTAEQLAEIAIQSAESAKAFGIDPRVAMISYSTGTSGSGADVEKVKEATRIAQEKRPDLIIDGPLQYDAAVMEDVARSKAPNSPVAGKATVFVFPDLNTGNTTYKAVQRSADLVSIGPMLQGMRKPVNDLSRGALVDDIVYTIALTAIQATQG; translated from the coding sequence ATGTCTAGAACGATTATTCTTATCCCAACCACAACCGGTGTAGGTTTAACAAGTGTTAGCCTTGGTTTAGTTCATGCATTAGAGCAAAAAGGCACAAAAGTTGGCTTTTTAAAACCTATCGCACAACCGATTACCGGTGAAGATACTTTAGACCGCTCTACTTCTATCATTAAAGCTGCACAAACCACAGAAGTGGGCGAACCATTTATGCTAAGCGAAGCGGAAGCGTTAATTGGTCAAAACCAAAGTGATGTTTTATTAGAAAAAGTGGTTGAGCGTCACCAACAATTATCAAAAAATAATGAAGTTATCGTTGTTGAAGGTCTAATTCCAACACGTAAAAACTCATACGCAAACAGCGTAAACTATGATATCGCTCAAGCGTTAGATGCAGAAATCATCTTAGTTGCTGCACCGGGTTCAGATAAACCGGCACAATTAAAAGAACGTATTGAAGCCGCTGCATCAGAATTCGGTGGTCGTCATAACCCTAACTTATTAGGCGTGATCATCAATAAATTTAATGCACCGGTTGATGAATCTGGCCGTACGCGTCCGGACTTAACTGAAATTTTCGATTCATTCCAACACAGCACACAAAATGTGGCTGAAGTGGAAGCATTATTTACGAAAAGCCCAATCAAATTACTTGCTTGTGTTGAGTGGAAATCTGATTTAATTGCAACACGTGCGATAGATTTAGCGAAACACTTACATGCAGCAATTATCAACGAAGGCGAAATCCAATCTCGTCGTATTCGTGGCGTAACATTCTGTGCTCGTAGTCTTCCGCATATGGTTGATCATTTCAAGGCAGGTAGCTTATTAGTAACTTCTGCGGATCGTCCGGAAGTTTTAGTGGCTGCATCTTTAGCGGTAATGAACGGTGTTGAAATCGGTGCAATCTTATTAACCGGCGGTTATAAAATTGAAACTCCAATTGCAAAACTTTGCCAACAAGCATTTGAATCTGGCGTACCGGTATTCCGTGTAGAAGGTAACACATGGCAAACGGCGCTTAGCTTACAAAGTTTCAGCTTAGAAGTTCCTGCAGATGATAAAGAACGTATTGCATCAATTAAAGAATACGTTGCGAGTCAATTTAACCATGGTTTCATTGATGAAATTTCAAAAGCGGCTACTCGTGCTCGTCGTTTATCGCCTGCGGCATTCCGTTATCAATTAACTGAATATGCACGTCAAGCGAAAAAACGCATCGTGTTACCTGAAGGTGATGAGCCTCGTACCGTTAAAGCAGCGGCATTATGTGCTGAACGTGGTATTGCAGAATGTGTACTTTTAGCAAATCCTACTGATGTTCAACGTGTAGCGGAATCTCAAGGTGTGGTATTAGGTAAAGGTATCACAATCATCAACCCTGAAGAAGTACGCGAAAACTATGTTGCTCGTTTAGTCGAGTTACGTAAAAACAAAGGTATGACAGAAGTTGTTGCGCGTGAGCAATTAACAGATACCGTAGTACTTGGTACGATGATGTTAGAAGCCGGTGAAGTTGACGGTTTAGTATCTGGTGCGGTTCATACCACGGCAAATACGATTCGTCCGCCGATGCAAATCATCAAAACTGCACCGGGTAGCTCGATTGTTTCTTCAATCTTCTTCATGTTATTACCAGACCAAGTGCTTGTATACGGTGACTGTGCGGTGAATCCAGATCCGACAGCAGAACAATTAGCTGAAATTGCAATTCAATCTGCGGAATCAGCGAAAGCATTCGGTATTGACCCACGTGTTGCAATGATTTCTTACTCAACAGGTACATCAGGTTCTGGTGCAGACGTAGAGAAAGTGAAAGAAGCAACTCGTATCGCACAAGAAAAACGCCCTGATTTAATTATCGATGGTCCGTTACAATATGATGCGGCGGTAATGGAAGATGTAGCTCGCTCTAAAGCGCCTAACTCTCCGGTAGCAGGTAAAGCAACGGTATTCGTATTCCCTGACTTAAATACCGGTAATACGACATATAAAGCGGTACAACGTTCTGCAGATTTAGTGTCTATCGGCCCAATGCTTCAAGGTATGCGTAAACCGGTTAACGACCTTTCTCGTGGTGCGTTAGTGGATGATATCGTATATACAATCGCATTAACTGCAATTCAAGCAACTCAAGGTTAA
- a CDS encoding YegP family protein gives MYFEIYKDAKGEFRWRLKSGNHQTVATGGEGYATKQSCQKGIEAVKKITAETEVKDLTKE, from the coding sequence ATGTATTTTGAAATTTATAAAGATGCGAAAGGTGAATTCCGTTGGCGTTTAAAATCTGGCAATCACCAAACTGTCGCAACAGGTGGTGAAGGCTATGCAACTAAGCAAAGCTGCCAGAAGGGTATTGAAGCAGTGAAAAAAATTACTGCTGAAACTGAAGTTAAAGACTTAACCAAAGAATAA
- the dld gene encoding D-lactate dehydrogenase, with protein MSAQPLIAQLTQIVGNQHIITDPAKTESYRSGYRFGSGAALAVVRPANLLEFWQILKTCVAHDVIVINQAANTGLTGGSTPSGNDYDRDIVIINAMRIDGVQLINNATQVVCLPGSTLNELENQLKPHGREPHSVIGSSCIGASVIGGICNNSGGALVQRGPAYTEMALYAQLNEQGELELHNHLGIELGTTPEEILTNLQAHRYQQKDIQQYCGKGHDHSYCNHVRQVDENSPARFNADPARHFEASGSAGKLAIFAVRLDTFPLEKNTAVFYIGTNQTNVLNDLRRHMLSQFAQLPISGEYIHRDAFDIAARYGKDTFWVIKKFGTQWLPKLFALKANVDRLSKKIPFLPHHLSDKVMQLISKGLPEHLPQSLWQFRDRYEHHLIIKMGGKGVDEARNYLKHYFAQQEKGGFFECNALETQAAMLHRFAVASAAIRYRAIHEQEVEDIVALDIALRRNDQDWFEQLPAEIDAQISHKLYYGHFMCHVFHQDYIVKKGCDCVKLEHEMLKLLDKRGAQYPAEHNVGHLYEAKPELRKFYKALDPTNSFNPGIGQTTKKKYWQE; from the coding sequence ATGTCTGCACAACCACTTATTGCACAACTTACTCAAATTGTAGGTAATCAACATATCATTACCGATCCGGCTAAAACAGAGTCATATCGAAGCGGCTATCGCTTTGGTTCCGGTGCTGCGCTTGCAGTCGTTCGGCCTGCCAACTTATTGGAGTTTTGGCAGATTTTAAAAACTTGTGTTGCGCATGATGTCATTGTGATTAACCAAGCAGCTAATACGGGCTTAACCGGTGGATCTACCCCAAGCGGAAATGATTACGATCGTGATATCGTGATTATTAATGCGATGCGTATTGACGGTGTTCAATTGATCAATAATGCGACACAGGTGGTCTGTTTACCCGGTTCAACACTGAACGAACTTGAAAATCAGTTAAAACCACACGGGCGAGAACCGCATTCTGTCATCGGTTCATCTTGTATCGGTGCTTCCGTAATCGGTGGGATTTGTAATAATTCAGGCGGTGCGTTGGTGCAAAGAGGGCCGGCTTATACGGAAATGGCACTTTATGCGCAATTAAATGAGCAAGGTGAACTGGAATTACATAATCATCTTGGCATTGAGTTAGGGACAACGCCGGAAGAAATCCTCACTAATTTGCAAGCGCACCGTTATCAGCAAAAAGATATTCAGCAGTATTGCGGAAAAGGTCATGACCACAGCTACTGCAATCATGTTCGCCAAGTTGATGAAAACTCCCCTGCCCGATTTAACGCTGATCCTGCTCGCCATTTTGAGGCTTCCGGTAGTGCTGGAAAACTCGCTATCTTCGCTGTTCGTTTAGATACTTTCCCTCTCGAAAAAAACACCGCCGTATTCTATATCGGTACCAACCAAACCAATGTTCTCAACGATTTACGCCGTCATATGCTGAGCCAATTCGCACAATTGCCGATTTCCGGCGAATATATTCACCGAGACGCATTTGATATTGCCGCTCGTTATGGTAAAGATACATTTTGGGTAATTAAGAAATTTGGTACACAATGGTTGCCAAAACTCTTTGCTTTAAAGGCAAATGTCGATCGTCTCAGTAAAAAGATACCATTCTTACCACATCATCTGAGTGATAAGGTGATGCAATTGATTTCAAAAGGTCTTCCTGAACACTTACCGCAAAGTTTATGGCAATTCCGTGATCGTTATGAACACCATTTAATTATCAAAATGGGGGGTAAAGGCGTTGATGAAGCTCGTAACTACCTTAAACACTATTTTGCTCAGCAGGAAAAAGGCGGCTTTTTTGAATGCAATGCACTAGAAACGCAAGCAGCGATGTTACACCGTTTTGCGGTTGCAAGTGCCGCTATTCGTTATCGTGCAATTCATGAACAGGAAGTGGAAGATATTGTGGCGCTGGATATTGCTCTGCGCCGTAACGATCAAGATTGGTTTGAACAATTGCCGGCAGAAATCGATGCACAAATTAGTCATAAACTCTATTATGGTCATTTTATGTGTCATGTTTTCCACCAAGACTATATTGTCAAAAAAGGCTGTGATTGTGTGAAGTTAGAACACGAAATGCTGAAGTTGTTAGATAAACGTGGCGCGCAGTATCCGGCGGAACATAATGTGGGTCATCTCTATGAAGCAAAACCGGAATTACGTAAGTTCTATAAGGCTCTCGATCCGACCAATAGCTTTAATCCGGGTATCGGGCAAACCACTAAGAAAAAATATTGGCAAGAATAG
- a CDS encoding lytic murein transglycosylase yields MKFKFLAIPFTVITLVIAGCSNKNSFQELPLDAQYNKARTLNNFNDYVHFLKQKAAAAGVSDKTLNTQRFIHYNARAVQLDQQQAGRKRDPNAPAPQPNPNGVTNYLNKVLTQAKVNTAVENWYEFSASLTKASQKYGVQKEYIMALWGMESSFGRYQGDFDVLSVLATLAFDGRREKLFTQEFVNAMKMLDDGTINRYEMQGSWAGAMGQTQFMPTAYLSYAADGDGDSKKDIWNSEADAFASIASYLSTVGWDDSLPWGIEVKLSSPIDMSFSGLAENQAKSLGEWQSWGVYLAYPTAQDSAKLSALSGKKLWLVRPDKEIGRAFLVTSNFRTLMDWNRSNNFGISIGKFADRINASVGQ; encoded by the coding sequence ATGAAATTCAAATTTTTAGCCATTCCTTTTACCGTGATTACCTTGGTAATTGCAGGCTGTTCAAATAAAAATTCATTTCAAGAATTACCGCTTGATGCGCAATATAACAAAGCTCGTACACTCAATAACTTTAATGATTACGTACATTTTCTAAAACAAAAAGCAGCGGCTGCCGGTGTTTCGGATAAAACGCTCAATACGCAGCGTTTCATTCATTACAACGCACGAGCAGTACAGCTAGATCAACAGCAAGCCGGGCGTAAAAGAGATCCGAATGCGCCGGCACCTCAACCGAATCCGAATGGCGTAACCAATTATCTCAACAAAGTGCTGACACAGGCTAAAGTGAATACGGCTGTTGAGAATTGGTACGAATTTAGTGCTTCTCTGACTAAGGCAAGTCAAAAATACGGCGTTCAAAAAGAATATATTATGGCGCTTTGGGGAATGGAGAGTAGTTTCGGTCGTTACCAAGGCGATTTTGATGTGTTATCCGTTTTAGCGACTCTCGCTTTTGACGGTCGCCGTGAAAAGCTCTTCACGCAAGAATTTGTCAATGCGATGAAAATGCTAGATGACGGCACCATTAATCGTTACGAAATGCAAGGTTCTTGGGCGGGCGCTATGGGGCAAACACAATTCATGCCGACGGCTTACTTAAGCTACGCCGCAGATGGCGATGGCGACAGTAAAAAAGATATTTGGAATAGTGAAGCGGATGCGTTTGCATCAATCGCATCTTACCTCTCTACAGTCGGGTGGGATGACAGCCTACCTTGGGGAATTGAGGTTAAGTTATCAAGTCCAATTGATATGTCATTTTCGGGACTTGCGGAGAACCAAGCAAAAAGCTTAGGCGAGTGGCAATCTTGGGGAGTCTATCTTGCTTATCCAACTGCACAAGATAGCGCAAAATTAAGCGCATTGAGCGGTAAAAAATTATGGTTGGTTCGTCCGGATAAAGAAATCGGCAGAGCATTCTTAGTGACCAGTAATTTCCGTACATTAATGGATTGGAATAGATCAAATAATTTCGGTATAAGTATTGGCAAATTTGCTGATCGTATTAATGCTTCTGTTGGGCAATAA
- the truB gene encoding tRNA pseudouridine(55) synthase TruB codes for MSRPRKKGRDVHGVFLLDKPQGMSSNDILQKVKRLFRANKAGHTGALDPLATGMLPICLGEATKFSQFLLDSDKRYQVTAKLGERTDTSDAEGQVVETRAVNVGEAEIIAALDQFRGDILQVPTMFSALKHNGKPLYEYARQGITVEREARPITIFELRFIEYSAPYLTLEVHCSKGTYIRTLVDDLGEVLGCGAHVTVLRRLAVANYPIEAMMSYEDLQNLSENQPLEALDQHLLPLDTAVESLPKINLTAEQTKAVGFGQRVKFENINQTYGQVRLFSENGQFLGVAEITNDNVIRPSRMVNL; via the coding sequence GTGTCTAGACCTCGTAAAAAAGGGCGTGATGTTCACGGCGTATTTTTATTAGATAAACCGCAAGGAATGTCATCAAATGATATTCTGCAAAAGGTCAAACGCTTATTTCGAGCAAATAAAGCAGGGCATACCGGCGCATTGGATCCGCTTGCGACCGGCATGTTGCCGATTTGTTTGGGTGAAGCGACTAAATTTTCGCAATTTTTGCTTGATTCAGACAAACGTTACCAAGTTACCGCAAAATTAGGCGAACGTACCGATACGTCGGATGCGGAAGGGCAAGTCGTTGAAACCCGAGCAGTGAATGTTGGCGAAGCGGAAATTATTGCAGCTTTAGATCAATTTCGCGGCGATATTTTACAAGTTCCGACAATGTTTTCCGCATTGAAACATAACGGCAAACCACTTTATGAATATGCTCGTCAAGGTATTACGGTAGAACGAGAAGCGCGTCCGATTACGATTTTTGAGTTACGCTTTATCGAATATTCCGCGCCTTATCTTACGTTAGAAGTACATTGCTCAAAAGGCACTTATATCCGTACTTTGGTGGATGATTTAGGTGAAGTATTAGGTTGTGGCGCACATGTTACGGTTTTACGCCGCTTGGCGGTTGCAAATTATCCGATTGAAGCGATGATGAGCTATGAAGATTTGCAAAATTTAAGTGAAAATCAACCGCTTGAAGCGCTGGATCAACATCTTTTACCTTTAGATACCGCAGTAGAAAGTCTGCCTAAAATAAATCTAACAGCAGAGCAAACCAAAGCGGTTGGTTTCGGCCAAAGAGTCAAATTCGAAAATATTAATCAAACCTACGGTCAAGTTCGTTTATTTTCAGAAAATGGTCAATTCCTCGGAGTAGCGGAAATCACAAATGATAATGTGATTCGTCCGAGTCGAATGGTAAACCTTTAG
- the rbfA gene encoding 30S ribosome-binding factor RbfA, protein MSREFKRSDRVAQELQKEIAVILQREVKDPRIGMVTVSDVEVSRDLAYAKIFVTFLFDNDQSAIEQGMKGLEKASPYIRSLVGKAMRLRIVPELRFIYDQSLVEGMRMSNLVSNVIKNDEAKHKEEE, encoded by the coding sequence ATGAGCAGAGAATTTAAACGCAGTGATCGTGTAGCGCAAGAGCTACAAAAAGAGATCGCTGTAATTTTACAACGTGAGGTGAAAGATCCTCGTATCGGGATGGTAACAGTATCTGATGTGGAAGTAAGCCGTGATTTGGCTTATGCTAAAATCTTTGTGACTTTCTTATTCGATAATGATCAAAGCGCAATTGAACAGGGTATGAAAGGTTTAGAAAAAGCAAGCCCGTACATTCGTTCATTAGTCGGTAAAGCAATGCGTTTACGTATTGTGCCTGAGCTTCGTTTTATTTACGATCAATCCTTGGTAGAAGGTATGCGTATGTCTAACCTTGTATCGAATGTAATTAAAAACGATGAAGCTAAACATAAAGAGGAAGAATAG
- the infB gene encoding translation initiation factor IF-2: MSDNEIKNEAPKKLSLQRRTKTTVADGKVQVEVRKSRKIDTEAVKKAQEEAALKAKQEAEAKVQAEKEAAEKAAAEKAKAEADAAKKAEEAKKHAVPVMPNSKPKAVAPKVEQPKQEKALDPEKEAKKKEEAELRRKQEELARQKAEMEAKRAAENARRLAEIAREEAAESGEEFEDDRFTSTYAREADRDNDRRSEANRGRGKGGVNKAKKGDREDKNERSADRRNQKDVKGKGKNAKKGSALQQAFTKPVQVNKADVIIGETITVAELANKMAVKATEIIKTMMKMGEMVTINQVIDQETAQLVAEEMGHKVILRNENELEDAVMEDRDVDAEKVTRAPVVTIMGHVDHGKTSLLDYIRKAKVAAGEAGGITQHIGAYHVETDDGKMITFLDTPGHAAFTSMRARGAKATDIVVLVVAADDGVMPQTIEAIQHAKAAGAPIVVAVNKIDKPEANPDRVEQELLQHEVISEKFGGDVQFVPVSAKKGLGIDELLEAILLQSEVLELTAVKEGMASGVVIESYLDKGRGPVATILVQSGTLNKGDIVLCGFEYGRVRAMRDENGKDINSAGPSIPVEVLGLSGVPAAGDEATVVRDEKKAREVALFRQGKFREVKLARQQKAKLENMFSNMTAGDVAELNVIVKADVQGSVEAICQALAELSTDEVKVKVVGSGVGGITETDATLAAASNAIMVGFNVRADASARRVIEAENIDLRYYSIIYELLNEIKAAMSGMLQPEFKQEIIGLAEVRDVFRHPKFGAIAGCMVTEGVVKRNNPIRVLRDNVVIFEGELESLRRFKDDVSEVRNGMECGIGVKNYNDVKVGDQIEVFEVVEVKRTI; encoded by the coding sequence ATGAGTGATAACGAAATTAAAAACGAAGCACCTAAGAAATTAAGCTTACAACGTCGCACAAAAACTACTGTTGCAGATGGTAAAGTTCAAGTTGAAGTGCGCAAGTCACGTAAAATTGATACAGAAGCGGTTAAAAAAGCGCAAGAAGAAGCTGCTTTAAAAGCGAAACAAGAAGCGGAAGCAAAAGTACAAGCTGAAAAAGAAGCTGCCGAAAAAGCGGCAGCAGAGAAAGCGAAGGCTGAAGCGGATGCAGCTAAAAAAGCAGAAGAAGCGAAAAAACACGCTGTACCGGTAATGCCGAATAGCAAACCGAAAGCAGTAGCACCGAAAGTAGAACAACCGAAACAAGAAAAAGCGCTTGATCCGGAAAAAGAAGCGAAGAAAAAAGAAGAAGCTGAACTCCGCCGTAAACAAGAAGAATTAGCGCGTCAAAAAGCGGAAATGGAAGCGAAACGTGCAGCAGAAAATGCGCGTCGTTTAGCGGAAATTGCACGTGAAGAAGCGGCTGAAAGCGGTGAAGAATTTGAAGATGATCGTTTTACTTCAACCTATGCGCGTGAAGCGGATCGTGACAATGACCGTCGTAGCGAAGCAAATCGCGGTCGTGGTAAAGGCGGTGTAAATAAAGCGAAAAAAGGCGATCGTGAAGACAAAAACGAGCGTAGCGCAGACCGTCGTAACCAAAAAGATGTGAAAGGTAAGGGTAAAAATGCGAAGAAAGGTTCTGCATTACAACAAGCCTTCACCAAACCTGTTCAAGTAAATAAAGCTGACGTAATTATCGGTGAAACTATCACTGTTGCTGAACTTGCTAATAAAATGGCGGTAAAAGCAACCGAAATCATCAAAACGATGATGAAAATGGGTGAGATGGTAACGATTAACCAAGTGATTGACCAAGAAACTGCTCAACTTGTTGCGGAAGAAATGGGTCATAAAGTTATTTTACGTAACGAAAACGAACTTGAAGACGCAGTAATGGAAGATCGTGACGTTGATGCGGAAAAAGTAACACGTGCGCCGGTAGTAACCATCATGGGTCACGTTGACCACGGTAAAACGTCATTACTTGACTATATCCGTAAAGCGAAAGTCGCGGCAGGTGAAGCAGGCGGTATTACCCAGCACATTGGTGCTTACCACGTTGAAACCGATGACGGTAAGATGATTACCTTCTTAGATACACCGGGACACGCAGCGTTTACTTCTATGCGTGCACGTGGTGCGAAAGCAACGGATATCGTTGTTCTTGTTGTAGCGGCAGACGATGGTGTAATGCCACAAACTATCGAAGCGATTCAGCACGCGAAAGCGGCAGGCGCACCGATTGTCGTTGCGGTAAACAAAATTGATAAACCAGAAGCAAATCCTGATCGTGTAGAGCAAGAATTACTCCAACACGAAGTGATTTCAGAGAAATTCGGTGGTGATGTTCAGTTCGTACCTGTATCAGCGAAAAAAGGTTTAGGTATTGACGAATTACTAGAAGCGATTCTTCTTCAATCTGAAGTATTAGAACTTACAGCGGTTAAAGAAGGTATGGCAAGCGGTGTCGTAATCGAATCTTATCTTGATAAAGGTCGTGGCCCGGTAGCGACGATTCTTGTGCAATCAGGTACATTAAACAAAGGCGATATCGTACTTTGTGGTTTCGAATACGGTCGTGTGCGTGCGATGCGTGATGAAAACGGTAAAGATATCAATTCTGCAGGCCCGTCAATTCCTGTTGAGGTATTAGGTCTTTCAGGCGTACCGGCAGCCGGTGATGAAGCAACCGTTGTACGTGACGAGAAAAAAGCACGTGAAGTAGCATTATTCCGTCAAGGTAAATTCCGTGAAGTGAAACTTGCTCGTCAGCAAAAAGCGAAACTTGAAAATATGTTTAGCAATATGACAGCCGGTGACGTTGCAGAGCTTAATGTTATCGTTAAAGCGGATGTACAAGGTTCGGTAGAAGCAATTTGCCAAGCATTAGCAGAGCTTTCAACAGACGAAGTAAAAGTGAAAGTAGTGGGTTCTGGTGTAGGTGGTATCACCGAAACGGATGCAACTCTAGCTGCAGCTTCAAATGCGATTATGGTTGGTTTCAACGTTCGTGCGGACGCATCGGCTCGTCGTGTAATCGAAGCGGAAAACATCGACTTACGTTACTACTCAATCATCTACGAATTGCTCAACGAAATCAAAGCGGCAATGAGCGGTATGTTACAGCCTGAGTTCAAACAAGAAATCATCGGCTTAGCAGAAGTACGTGACGTATTCCGTCATCCGAAATTCGGTGCAATCGCTGGTTGTATGGTAACCGAAGGTGTGGTGAAACGTAACAACCCAATCCGCGTATTACGTGACAACGTAGTAATCTTCGAAGGCGAGTTAGAATCTCTTCGCCGTTTCAAAGACGACGTTTCAGAAGTGCGTAACGGTATGGAATGTGGTATCGGCGTTAAAAACTACAACGATGTAAAAGTCGGCGACCAAATCGAGGTATTCGAAGTGGTTGAAGTGAAACGTACCATCTAA